A genomic window from Melopsittacus undulatus isolate bMelUnd1 chromosome 7, bMelUnd1.mat.Z, whole genome shotgun sequence includes:
- the LOC117436427 gene encoding olfactory receptor 8I2-like, with protein sequence MDGGNLTALSSFILLVISDAPELQTTIFTVLLSLYALMVLGNLTMILLINTDPNLHTPMYFFLTHLSCIDFCLSSATIPKALQTFLQGRSHISFWGCFTQMYIFLALAICESFLLGVMAYDRYSAVCKPLLYTTTMTRARCYGMMVLVYAMGFLTSLVHTTLAGRLSFCQARSINHFFCELPTLLQLSCSDTSTNELLQVYNAAFNSMCPLLMILVSYTYILHTVLQIPLASRRLKVFSTCASHLAAITIFYAPAILTYVQPHGASSWDQAKLMSLCYCILSPTLNPLIYSLRNKEVKGALRRLWERKLLPHLSRF encoded by the coding sequence ATGGATGGAGGAAACCTCACTGCTCTCTCCAGCTTCATCCTCTTGGTCATCTCTGATGCCCCAGAGCTACAAACCACCATCTTCACAGTACTCTTATCCCTCTATGCTTTAATGGTGCTGGGGAACCTGACCATGATCCTGCTCATCAACACTGACCCCaacctccacacccccatgtacttcttcctcacccacTTATCTTGCATAGAtttttgcctttcctctgcTACCATCCCCAAAGCTCTGCAGACCTTCCTGCAGGGGAGAAGCCACATCTCCTTTTGGGGTTGCTTTACCCAGATGTATATTTTCCTGGCTCTTGCTATCTGTGAGAGCTTTCTGCTTGGAGTAATGGCTTACGACCGATACTCGGCTGTGTGCAAGCCCCTGCTCTACACCACTACCATGACCAGGGCACGTTGCTATGGCATGATGGTGCTGGTGTACGCCATGGGGTTCCTCACCTCCCTGGTGCACACCACGCTGGCAGGGAGGTTGTCCTTCTGTCAGGCCAGGAGCATCAACCACTTCTTCTGCGAGCTGcccaccctcctgcagctctcctgctcaGACACAAGCACTAATGAGCTCTTGCAGGTTTACAACGCTGCCTTTAACTCCATGTGCCCTCTCCTGATGATCCTGGTGTCCTACACCTACATCCTGCACACCGTCCTGCAGATCCCTTTGGCCAGCAGGAGGCTGAAGGTCTTCTCTACCTGTGCCTCCCACTTGGCTGCCATCACCATCTTCTACGCACCTGCCATCCTCACCTATGTCCAGCCTCATGGGGCATCCTCATGGGATCAGGCAAAGCTGATGTCGCTGTGTTACTGCATCCTCAGCCCAACCCTCAACCccctcatctacagcctgaggaacaaggaggtgaagggggCTCTGAGGAGGCTGTGGGAGCGAAAGCTGCTGCCACATCTATCCAGGTTTTGA